The Heterodontus francisci isolate sHetFra1 unplaced genomic scaffold, sHetFra1.hap1 HAP1_SCAFFOLD_2385, whole genome shotgun sequence genome includes the window gccagttctgatgaagggtcactgacctgaaacattaactctgcttctctctccacagatgctgccagacctgctgagtatttccagcatttcttgtttttatttcacattctttactcactgaagtcagtggtttaaTGTGAGTTTGAGGCAACCtgtaactgtctctttcttcagtccctgtctctgcactgtgaacaCAGTCCATGTTTAGACACAACTCTGTCCGCATctgcagagtttgttggaattgtcagacagcgccGTGCTAGCTTTGCAAGGTAGGGGATTCTGTATTccgcagagttccaaaactgcagcacaggcaaagtacaatctgcttcttttgcgaTGCTTTTATAAGTAGGAATCTCCagtctacagttcttgtcaaagccaggaatcgcaTCAAGCGAGTTTAAGTCCATCATCAACagatgcatttgtgcagggtcaaagatacgcaCAGCTTTCAGGAAGGCCGcggaaggttgttgaaacctctgagccgcTTTTTCATCACCACTTGACTCTTCCCCATaggagtaatattgtttgagcttctttgccgtGCAAGAAAACACccgttgagcacaggcatttaattcagcgtcATCAGAGTGTTGTTCGTTTGACTCGGCTTCAGCCCAGAACAGCACGTCCATGACTTTATtataagctttgtggattgtgatgtgtcgagattcaaaccaagtgattataTCCAAAAATCGTgtcgcattcttggcaacaaactgaacctcctcattaagctgagcattgtttagaagggttacaatgtctgttaaaacctgtgcttttggtgtcagtgtgagctcttctgagatgaagtctgagtagtatttcaggtgagctgcatgatgcTGTACTGCCCGAAACCAGGAATTCCAATGTGTAAtcactggctctggaggaagggcaaAGTTCTGTTCTCCAATTTCAGCCatatttgcaatgtgttgcctgtatcgaagcttgcggctagggcagtgtttgaagatctttttaaagtagctgaccagtttgtcgactttaccaaactcacttttccacagctcagtgacaagagaaattataagtgcattacatgtaatatagacagcattaggcattacaccttggagcacagatttgaaagattttatcatgtaagttgcattgtcactaatgaaagcagacactttgttgaaatctgcccCGTATTTGCAAATGGTTTTGATTATCGTTTGGGAAAttgtggtgtaattaacagcttctaagcggacgcagtctgcgagcactgttgttagctttcctgactgtacatcttcagccttaccggacataaaatcaaacaaaacacgcagcacatagttgtcttgaTCATCAGTAGACTCATCGCAAATGATTGCAAAGGACTCacatgcgttaatctgagacttcaccTCCCCACAATGCGCAGCAAAACCCTTCGGTAGGTagtcctgtcgtagtttatttgcacttggcaagaaaccaccattttgcacatgtcGTTGAATGAACacccgcagctttgggtgatcaagtttttccaatggtatgtcagcacttgcaaaagcatccacaagttccactgCAATCAACTGACGATTTTCTGACCTCTCTGTCAACTTCTTAAATGGAGATGAAATTATTGCTTGTTTTTTTGcgtgttcattttccagcagtgcggtgttGGACTCTAAGTGCTGCTGAACCATTGCCCGccgtgtgtgatccaatgaaacattgcagcttgaaCGAAATAGTATTCCACCATCGGCACGCAGGACTTGTCTTCCAAATGCTTTCACTCGGTGTGCTGCAGTAAAGGTTGTGGCTGTTTTTTATTTGCTCATTCtgccattctcacttgtctgctaacacaTGTGACTGCTACTCTCAAAACTAACAGGAAGCCCTCCCACATCTAATAATCAGCGGGTTCAGCCTTGTACCAATCGCTAAAATGGGCGAAGTACACAAAACGGCCAATTTCAcggccatgaatttggtagggccctacatATATCCATGGGGAGACAGTCCGACAGTTGTGACAGACCCCAGGCACGAGGTTCTTACCCTGTCAGGACCATggggatattcaacagtggaaggtGGTGTCAGCGGCCAACCCTGATCCTAGACCCAGCTCGCCTCCAACACAAACCTCTCTTTTCCCCCACTTACCCCCACCGATCCCCCCTCACCCAAttacccccccatccccccttacaccccccctccccacttatACCCCCTGATCCCCCGTCTCCCTACTTACACCGCCCGAAAACCCCTCTCCCGACTTACAACCCCcgatccccccctccccacttacAATCCCCAATCCCCTCTTCCCACTGAGACCCCTTGATCCCCCCATCCCTCCTCTCCCTACTTACACCCCCCGATTTCCCCTCTCCCCACTTACACCCCCTCGATCCTCCCTCCCCACTTACAACCCCCGATCCCCCCTCTCCCCACTTACAACCCCCCCAATCTCCCCTCTTCCCACTTAAACCCACCGATCCCCCCCTTCCCACTTATACCCCATCCCTCCTCTCCCTACTtacacccccctctccccacttACACCCCCTCAATCCCCCCTCCCCACTTACAACCCCcgatcccccccctccccacttacAACCCCTCGGTCCCCTCGCTCCCCACTTACACCCCCTGATCCCCCCGCTCCCCACTTACACACCCTGATCCCCCCCGCTCCCCACTTACACACCCTGATACCACCGCTCCCCActtacaccccctctcccccctcacacccccaatCCCCCCTCCTCATTTACCCCCTGATCCCCCGTCTCCCCACTGACACCCGCCCCAATCCCTTCTCCCCACTTACACCCACCCGATTCCCCACTTAACCCCCCCCGATCCCCACTTACACCCCCCTGAACCCCCGTCCACACTTacacctccccattccccctctctccacatcccatctcccctctccccacttacACCCCCCCGATTCCCCCTCTCCCCACTTAACACCCCGATCCCCCGTCTACCCACTTACACCCGCCCTGATCCCCCGTCTACCCACATACACTCGCCCCGATCCCCCCTCCCCACTTACACCCGCCCCGATCCCCCCTCTCACACAGCTACACCCCACCGATTCCCCCTCTCCCCACTTaccccccatcccccctctccccacccgcctctcctcacttaccaccccacatccccctctccccactTACACTGGGGATCAGTAATGTGATGAAAGATCCAGAAGCCTGGatatggcttcaaatcccaccacggcagctgacgAAAATGAAATTCTGtttattaataaatctgaaattaaaagccagTCTTGGTAGCGGTGGACCATGAAACcactgaattgttgtaaaaacccatctggttcacttatgtcctttagggaaggaaatctgccgtactgacccggtctggcctacacattGACACTTAACTGGTTGCTGGGCAACTTCAGAGGCAATCAGTtgtagacagctcaccaccaccttctcaacggcaattagggatgggcaacaaatgctggccttgccagtgacgcccacatcccaacaatgcaatcaatttttaaaaatccctctCACCCCACTTTCTTCTTGCCTCGTTCCCTTCCCCACCCAACTTTCCCCCATCCTGGTCACGGCGCCCCACCCACCCAGTCTCTTCCCCATTAGGCCTGGGTTTGTTGCTAGcaatgttgtccttacctggtagcTCCTGTAGCTCTGGGCCAGGTTGCGTGTCAGAGTGATGGGCGGTTGGATTCAGTGCGTCCGTACTCTCGCTGTCCGATTCTACCTCTGTGCAGGAGGAAAGCAGAGAGAGATGAGGCAAGTATCAGGGACGAGGAGGGGAAGGAAAGAGACGGGGCCTGGCGAGAGGCAAGTACAAcgggaaagacaaagagagagagagacgcaattCCAGGGGCAAGTATGTGGGTTTCAACATCTGGGATCACGGGGAGGGGGGTTAGAGACAGCATGAGGGACACAGAAAGGAGGGAACTTACAGACCAATGACTATACACAGGAAGATCCTGTTTATTACAGCCCAGGGTCGgtgatgggagaggatcctgtttattacagctcggggttggtgatgggagaggatcctgtttattacagc containing:
- the LOC137359193 gene encoding uncharacterized protein, producing the protein MLEQLQKHSTSHSGFQPNSQIGEEMSSNSFIKQYLEKQHELLRQRLEREARGAIEAEEVESDSESTDALNPTAHHSDTQPGPELQELPAHRVKAFGRQVLRADGGILFRSSCNVSLDHTRRAMVQQHLESNTALLENEHAKKQAIISSPFKKLTERSENRQLIAVELVDAFASADIPLEKLDHPKLRVFIQRHVQNGGFLPSANKLRQDYLPKGFAAHCGEVKSQINACESFAIICDESTDDQDNYVLRVLFDFMSGKAEDVQSGKLTTVLADCVRLEAVNYTTISQTIIKTICKYGADFNKVSAFISDNATYMIKSFKSVLQGVMPNAVYITCNALIISLVTELWKSEFGKVDKLVSYFKKIFKHCPSRKLRYRQHIANMAEIGEQNFALPPEPVITHWNSWFRAVQHHAAHLKYYSDFISEELTLTPKAQVLTDIVTLLNNAQLNEEVQFVAKNATRFLDIITWFESRHITIHKAYNKVMDVLFWAEAESNEQHSDDAELNACAQRVFSCTAKKLKQYYSYGEESSGDEKAAQRFQQPSAAFLKAVRIFDPAQMHLLMMDLNSLDAIPGFDKNCRLEIPTYKSIAKEADCTLPVLQFWNSAEYRIPYLAKLARRCLTIPTNSADADRVVSKHGLCSQCRDRD